One Stenotrophomonas sp. SAU14A_NAIMI4_5 DNA segment encodes these proteins:
- a CDS encoding cation:proton antiporter — protein MFMDVQTGGSVPPMKWGWRYLAWAAVPLAIGLALARYAGPGVPSVASKAEAVVGSDWAHHLASPLGLFLLQLLVLLLVAKGAGALLKHFGQPAVIGEMAAGLMMGPLVLGSLLPQLHGALFPAASLGPLGMLSQLGVLMFLLVAGAELDLGALRGRRKFAFTVSHAGIAVPFVLGVGLAIWLYPEHGPQGVGFTAFALFVGISMSITAFPVLLRILADRGITQTPLGQTSIACAALGDATAWCMLALIVAAAQATGWLSASVNLVCVVLFIALMLGAVKPWFARQQIAPGREGRWLLGILLLSLASALVTEVLGIHALFGAFAAGVAVSSNAQLRELLVAKVEPFAATLLLPLFFAMTGLRMRADALQTSDILLCVVVIMVATAGKLLGTWSAARSTGMENREAWRLGVLMNTRGLMELIVLNLGYELGLLGDRLFAVLVIMALVTTAMTGPLLNLIERRKA, from the coding sequence ATGTTCATGGACGTACAGACCGGAGGCAGCGTGCCGCCGATGAAATGGGGTTGGCGTTACCTGGCGTGGGCGGCGGTTCCGTTGGCGATCGGCCTGGCGCTGGCGCGCTATGCCGGGCCGGGCGTGCCGTCGGTGGCGTCCAAGGCCGAGGCCGTGGTCGGCAGTGACTGGGCCCACCACCTGGCATCGCCTCTGGGCCTGTTCCTGCTGCAGCTGCTGGTGCTGCTGCTGGTGGCCAAGGGCGCGGGCGCGCTGCTGAAGCATTTCGGGCAGCCGGCGGTGATCGGCGAGATGGCCGCTGGCCTGATGATGGGCCCCCTGGTGCTGGGCAGCCTGCTGCCGCAGCTGCACGGCGCCTTGTTCCCGGCCGCGTCGCTGGGGCCGCTGGGCATGCTCAGCCAGCTGGGCGTGCTGATGTTCCTGCTGGTGGCCGGTGCCGAACTCGACCTGGGCGCGCTGCGTGGCCGCCGCAAATTCGCTTTCACCGTCAGCCATGCCGGCATCGCCGTGCCCTTCGTGCTCGGTGTTGGCCTGGCCATCTGGCTGTATCCGGAGCACGGCCCGCAGGGCGTGGGCTTCACCGCCTTCGCGCTGTTCGTCGGCATTTCCATGAGCATCACCGCCTTCCCGGTGCTGCTGCGCATCCTTGCCGACCGTGGCATCACCCAGACCCCGCTGGGGCAGACCTCCATCGCCTGTGCGGCGCTGGGCGACGCCACGGCGTGGTGCATGCTGGCGCTGATCGTGGCCGCTGCGCAGGCGACCGGCTGGCTGTCGGCCAGCGTCAACCTGGTCTGCGTGGTGCTGTTCATCGCGCTGATGCTGGGTGCGGTGAAGCCGTGGTTCGCCCGCCAGCAGATTGCTCCAGGGCGTGAAGGGCGCTGGCTGCTGGGCATCCTGCTGCTGTCGCTGGCCAGCGCGCTGGTGACCGAAGTGCTGGGCATCCATGCGCTGTTCGGCGCGTTCGCGGCAGGCGTGGCGGTGTCATCCAACGCGCAGCTGCGCGAGCTGCTGGTGGCCAAGGTCGAACCGTTCGCGGCGACCCTGCTGCTGCCGTTGTTCTTCGCGATGACCGGCCTGCGCATGCGCGCCGATGCATTGCAGACCAGCGACATCCTGCTGTGCGTGGTGGTGATCATGGTGGCCACGGCCGGCAAGCTGCTGGGCACCTGGAGTGCCGCGCGCAGCACCGGCATGGAGAATCGCGAAGCCTGGCGCCTCGGCGTGCTGATGAACACCCGTGGCCTGATGGAGCTGATCGTGCTCAACCTGGGCTACGAGCTGGGCCTGCTGGGTGACCGCCTGTTCGCGGTGCTGGTGATCATGGCGCTGGTGACCACGGCGATGACCGGGCCGCTGTTGAACCTGATCGAACGGCGCAAGGCCTGA
- a CDS encoding [protein-PII] uridylyltransferase encodes MLPAGSLLDAPADSLEDPEWASAARQALQQADARLYRRFDQGDNIERLIALRARAADHLIRLAWQRCVPAGSGLSVFAVGGYGRGELFPRSDIDLLVFGDAPAQLAHEAGLSRLFALLWDCGLAVSHAVRSAAQCREAAADQTVLTALIEARPVVADDAARRALRGAIDDRELWPARTFFLAKLEELRNRHQRFGDTADNLEPDLKDGPGGLRDLNTLGWMALRAFGVRDLEALVGLGHLGADEAAALKRERAVLARLRFGLHLVARRPEERLRFDYQKTLAARLGFEDDAENLGVEKMMQGFYRAALVVRRISDRLLQRFEEQFDGEAQPEPLTVGFSLRRGYLAANDAEWPCGDVGQVFALFASWANNPQIRGLHSLTARALAEALPLLPAYDRADANAREQFMALLRGQRPVDTLSRMARLGVLGQWIPAFAQVSGRMQFDLFHVYTVDQHTLMVLRNIGLFASSRADERFSIAHEVWPRLRKPELLLLAGLFHDIAKGRGGDHSELGAVDARAFCHAHALSGSDTELVAWLVEQHLRMSVTAQKQDIADPVVIHRFATLVGSRDRLDYLYLLTCADIAGTSPKLWNAWKDRLLADLYFATRRALRDGLEHPMPAAERVAEARDSVRALVREQGYDDATIDRQFAVMPDEGFMRLRPEQLAWQASALVPIKQGHTLVKVRRISVDDPALEVFVHSPDRDGLFAAIVMTLDRKGYGIHRARVLDGPSDTIFDTFEVSPADTFADGSSANLEAALREALGGDLTLLRPSRRVVPRQLRHFRFAPRIEFRDEPGATRFALVAPDRPGLLADVAFVLRNQGLRVHDARIATFGERAEDTFVISDEHDLPLTEPARQQLHDAMLACLDPDRNAGDPT; translated from the coding sequence ATGCTGCCGGCGGGTTCACTGCTGGACGCGCCGGCCGATTCGCTCGAGGATCCCGAATGGGCGTCTGCCGCACGGCAGGCGCTGCAGCAGGCCGATGCGCGCCTGTACCGCCGCTTCGACCAGGGCGACAACATCGAGCGCCTGATCGCGCTGCGCGCGCGCGCAGCCGACCACCTGATCCGCCTGGCCTGGCAGCGCTGCGTGCCGGCCGGCAGCGGGTTGTCGGTGTTCGCGGTGGGTGGCTACGGTCGCGGTGAACTGTTCCCGCGCTCGGACATCGACCTGCTGGTGTTCGGTGATGCGCCTGCGCAGCTGGCCCATGAGGCCGGACTGTCGCGCCTGTTCGCACTCCTGTGGGACTGCGGCCTGGCGGTCAGCCATGCCGTGCGTTCGGCGGCGCAGTGCCGCGAGGCTGCCGCCGACCAGACCGTGCTGACCGCACTGATCGAAGCCCGCCCGGTCGTGGCCGACGATGCGGCCCGGCGCGCGCTGCGCGGGGCCATCGACGACCGCGAACTGTGGCCGGCACGCACCTTCTTCCTGGCCAAGCTGGAAGAGCTGCGCAACCGCCACCAGCGCTTCGGCGATACCGCCGACAACCTGGAGCCGGACCTGAAGGACGGCCCCGGCGGCCTGCGCGACCTCAACACGCTGGGCTGGATGGCGCTGCGCGCCTTCGGCGTGCGTGACCTGGAAGCGCTGGTCGGACTGGGCCACTTGGGCGCCGATGAAGCGGCCGCACTGAAGCGCGAGCGCGCGGTGCTGGCACGCCTGCGTTTCGGCCTGCACCTGGTGGCGCGCCGCCCGGAAGAGCGCCTGCGCTTTGATTACCAGAAGACCCTGGCCGCGCGCCTGGGCTTCGAAGACGACGCCGAGAACCTGGGCGTCGAGAAGATGATGCAGGGCTTCTACCGCGCCGCCCTGGTGGTGCGGCGGATCAGCGACCGCCTGCTGCAGCGCTTCGAGGAGCAGTTCGACGGCGAGGCGCAGCCGGAACCGTTGACGGTGGGCTTTTCGCTGCGCCGCGGCTATCTGGCCGCCAACGATGCCGAGTGGCCGTGCGGTGACGTCGGCCAGGTATTCGCCCTGTTCGCAAGCTGGGCCAACAACCCGCAGATTCGCGGCCTGCATTCGCTGACCGCACGCGCGCTGGCCGAGGCGCTGCCGCTGCTGCCGGCCTACGACCGCGCCGATGCCAATGCCCGCGAACAGTTCATGGCCCTGCTGCGCGGCCAGCGTCCGGTCGACACGCTGTCACGCATGGCGCGGCTGGGCGTACTCGGGCAGTGGATTCCCGCCTTCGCCCAGGTCAGCGGGCGCATGCAGTTCGACCTGTTCCATGTGTACACGGTCGACCAGCACACGCTGATGGTCCTGCGCAACATCGGCCTGTTCGCCAGCAGCCGTGCCGACGAACGCTTCTCGATCGCCCACGAAGTCTGGCCGCGCCTGCGCAAGCCCGAACTTCTGCTGCTGGCCGGCCTGTTCCATGACATCGCCAAGGGCCGCGGCGGCGACCATTCCGAACTGGGGGCGGTGGACGCGCGTGCGTTCTGCCACGCCCATGCGCTGAGCGGCAGCGATACCGAACTGGTGGCCTGGCTGGTGGAGCAGCACCTGCGCATGTCGGTGACCGCGCAGAAGCAGGACATCGCCGATCCGGTGGTGATCCATCGCTTCGCTACCCTGGTCGGCAGCCGCGACCGCCTGGACTACCTGTACCTGCTGACCTGCGCCGACATCGCCGGCACCAGCCCCAAGCTGTGGAACGCGTGGAAGGACCGGCTGCTGGCCGATCTGTACTTCGCCACCCGGCGCGCGCTGCGCGATGGATTGGAGCACCCGATGCCGGCCGCCGAACGCGTGGCCGAGGCGCGCGACAGCGTGCGCGCGCTGGTGCGCGAGCAGGGCTACGACGATGCCACCATCGACCGCCAGTTCGCGGTGATGCCCGACGAGGGCTTCATGCGCCTGCGCCCGGAACAGCTGGCCTGGCAGGCCTCGGCGCTGGTACCGATCAAGCAGGGCCACACCCTGGTGAAGGTGCGCCGGATCAGCGTGGACGACCCCGCGCTGGAGGTGTTCGTGCACTCGCCCGACCGCGATGGCCTGTTCGCCGCGATCGTGATGACCCTGGACCGCAAGGGCTACGGCATCCATCGCGCACGCGTGCTGGATGGCCCGTCGGACACCATTTTCGATACCTTCGAAGTGAGCCCGGCCGACACCTTCGCCGATGGCAGCAGCGCCAACCTGGAAGCCGCACTGCGCGAAGCGCTGGGTGGCGACCTGACCCTGCTGCGCCCGTCGCGACGTGTGGTGCCCCGCCAGCTGCGCCACTTCCGTTTCGCGCCGCGCATCGAGTTCCGCGATGAACCCGGCGCGACCCGATTCGCCCTGGTCGCCCCCGACCGCCCCGGCCTGCTGGCCGACGTGGCGTTCGTGCTGCGCAACCAGGGCCTGCGCGTGCATGACGCGCGCATTGCCACGTTCGGCGAACGCGCCGAAGACACCTTCGTGATCAGTGACGAACACGACCTCCCCCTGACCGAACCCGCCCGGCAGCAGCTGCATGACGCAATGCTGGCCTGCCTGGACCCTGATCGAAACGCCGGAGACCCCACCTGA
- a CDS encoding arsenate reductase translates to MAMSTTVYGLKNCDTCKKATKWLDRFGVPYTFVDYRDNKPSPETLLEWAAQLGGLAAMVNKSSTTWRQLPDNRKAADSDAEWKLLLREYPQLIKRPVVVTADGTVSQGFSDNGFKARFGVGGA, encoded by the coding sequence ATGGCCATGAGCACCACTGTCTACGGTTTGAAGAACTGCGATACCTGCAAGAAGGCGACCAAGTGGCTGGACCGCTTCGGCGTGCCGTACACCTTCGTCGACTACCGCGACAACAAACCCAGCCCGGAAACCCTGCTGGAGTGGGCCGCGCAGCTGGGCGGCCTGGCCGCGATGGTCAACAAGTCGTCCACCACCTGGCGGCAGCTGCCGGACAACCGCAAGGCGGCTGATTCGGATGCCGAGTGGAAGCTGCTGCTGCGCGAGTACCCGCAGCTGATCAAGCGCCCTGTCGTGGTGACCGCCGACGGCACGGTCAGCCAGGGCTTCAGTGACAACGGCTTCAAGGCACGCTTCGGCGTGGGTGGCGCGTGA
- the asnB gene encoding asparagine synthase B translates to MCSIFGIFGLQAGDDLPALRRHALELSQRQRHRGPDWSGVYLDEGALLVHERLAIVDPAGGSQPLLSADGQLALAVNGEIYNHQALKAALTTAYDFQTGSDCEVINALYRQGGSPAQWLEQLNGIFAFALWDRDAGRVLVARDPVGVVPLYWGHDAQGRLRVASEMKALVDSCADVAQFPPGHYYDSASGELVRYYRQPWREYADVEGRQADLAELRQAFEQAVERQLMSDVPYGVLLSGGLDSSLVAAVAARYARRRIEDGGQSEAWWPRLHSFAIGLKGSPDLAAAAIAAEALGTVHHGFEYSFEEGLDVLPEVIRHIETYDVTTIRASTPMFLLARRIKAMGVKMVLSGEGSDEIFGGYLYFHKAPDAREFHQELVRKLDALHNYDCLRANKSMMAWGVEPRVPFLDREFLDVAMRFDAAHKMVGAGFGGRRIEKAVLREAFDGYLPDSILWRQKEQFSDGVGYGWIDGLKAHAEAQVSDRVLAAADKRFPHNPPQTKEAYYYRHLFEQFFPSRAAAETVPGGKSIACSSPAAIAWDASFAAAADPSGRAIAGVHEQALA, encoded by the coding sequence ATGTGTTCGATCTTCGGAATCTTCGGCCTGCAGGCCGGTGACGATCTTCCCGCCCTGCGCCGCCACGCGCTGGAACTGTCGCAGCGCCAGCGCCACCGCGGCCCGGACTGGAGCGGCGTGTACCTGGACGAAGGCGCGCTGCTGGTCCACGAGCGCCTGGCCATCGTCGACCCGGCCGGCGGCTCGCAGCCGCTGCTGTCGGCCGACGGCCAGCTGGCCCTGGCGGTCAACGGCGAGATCTACAACCACCAGGCCCTGAAGGCCGCGCTGACCACCGCGTATGACTTCCAGACCGGTTCGGACTGCGAGGTGATCAACGCGCTGTACCGCCAGGGCGGCTCGCCGGCGCAGTGGCTGGAACAGCTCAACGGCATCTTCGCCTTCGCCCTGTGGGACCGGGATGCCGGCCGCGTGCTGGTCGCCCGCGATCCGGTCGGCGTGGTGCCGCTGTACTGGGGCCACGATGCGCAGGGGCGCCTGCGCGTGGCCTCGGAAATGAAGGCGCTGGTGGATTCCTGCGCCGACGTCGCGCAGTTCCCGCCGGGCCACTACTACGACAGCGCCAGCGGTGAGCTGGTGCGCTACTACCGGCAGCCGTGGCGCGAATACGCCGACGTGGAAGGCCGCCAGGCCGACCTGGCCGAACTGCGCCAGGCCTTCGAACAGGCGGTCGAGCGCCAGCTGATGAGCGACGTGCCGTACGGCGTGCTGCTGTCCGGTGGCCTGGATTCATCGCTGGTGGCCGCCGTGGCCGCGCGTTACGCACGCCGCCGCATCGAGGATGGCGGCCAGAGCGAAGCCTGGTGGCCGCGCCTGCACTCGTTCGCGATCGGGCTGAAGGGCTCTCCCGATCTGGCCGCTGCCGCCATCGCTGCCGAAGCGCTGGGCACCGTCCACCACGGTTTTGAATACAGCTTCGAGGAAGGCCTGGACGTGCTGCCGGAAGTGATCCGCCACATCGAAACCTACGACGTCACCACCATCCGTGCCTCCACGCCGATGTTCCTGCTGGCGCGCCGGATCAAGGCGATGGGCGTGAAGATGGTGCTGTCCGGCGAGGGCAGCGACGAGATCTTCGGTGGCTACCTTTACTTCCACAAGGCGCCGGATGCGCGCGAATTCCACCAGGAACTGGTGCGCAAGCTCGACGCCCTGCACAACTACGACTGCCTGCGCGCCAACAAGTCGATGATGGCCTGGGGCGTGGAGCCGCGCGTGCCGTTCCTCGACCGCGAGTTCCTCGACGTGGCGATGCGTTTCGATGCCGCGCACAAGATGGTCGGCGCCGGCTTCGGTGGCCGCCGCATCGAAAAGGCGGTGCTGCGCGAGGCCTTCGATGGCTACCTGCCCGACAGCATCCTGTGGCGGCAGAAGGAGCAGTTCAGCGATGGCGTCGGCTACGGCTGGATCGATGGCCTGAAGGCGCACGCCGAAGCGCAGGTGAGTGACCGCGTGCTGGCAGCGGCCGACAAGCGCTTCCCGCACAACCCGCCGCAGACCAAGGAGGCGTACTACTACCGCCACCTGTTCGAGCAGTTCTTCCCCAGCCGTGCCGCGGCCGAAACCGTGCCGGGCGGCAAGTCGATCGCCTGTTCCTCGCCGGCCGCGATCGCCTGGGATGCCAGCTTCGCCGCTGCGGCCGACCCGTCCGGCCGCGCCATCGCCGGCGTCCACGAGCAGGCCCTGGCCTGA
- the dapE gene encoding succinyl-diaminopimelate desuccinylase, whose protein sequence is MSAVLDLTCDLIARPSVTPDDAGCQALLSVRLQQAGFQCEHLRLGEVDNLWATHGSGAPVLVLLGHTDVVPPGPREAWQSDPFTPEIRDGVLYGRGTADMKGSVAAFVIAAEQFVAAHPDHAGTLAVLLTSDEEGDAIDGVRHVARLFSERGQRIDWCITGEPSSTVTLGDLLRVGRRGSLSAKLRVQGVQGHVAYPDKARNPIHQAAPALAELSARRWDEGYESFPPTSLQISNIHAGTGANNVIPGELEVDFNIRYNPHWDAPKLEAEISALLDRHGLQYTLKWHRSGEPFYTPEGPLRAAARAVLAEHIGHAPEESTGGGTSDARFIAPLGAQCIEVGPVNASIHQVDENVRVDELEALPGLYQRLVERLLV, encoded by the coding sequence GTGAGCGCCGTCCTCGACCTGACCTGCGACCTGATCGCGCGGCCGTCGGTGACGCCGGATGATGCGGGCTGCCAGGCGCTGCTGTCCGTGCGCCTGCAGCAGGCTGGTTTCCAGTGCGAACATCTGCGCCTGGGCGAGGTCGACAACCTGTGGGCGACCCACGGCAGCGGCGCACCGGTGCTGGTGCTGCTGGGCCACACCGACGTGGTGCCGCCGGGCCCGCGCGAGGCGTGGCAGAGCGATCCGTTCACCCCGGAGATCCGCGACGGCGTGCTGTACGGCCGTGGCACCGCCGACATGAAGGGCAGCGTGGCGGCTTTCGTCATCGCCGCCGAGCAGTTCGTGGCCGCGCATCCTGACCATGCCGGCACGCTGGCCGTGCTGCTCACCAGCGACGAGGAAGGCGATGCCATCGACGGCGTGCGCCATGTCGCGCGCCTGTTCTCCGAGCGTGGCCAGCGCATCGACTGGTGCATCACCGGCGAGCCTTCGTCGACGGTGACGCTGGGCGACCTGCTGCGCGTCGGCCGCCGCGGCAGCCTGTCGGCCAAGCTGCGCGTGCAGGGCGTGCAGGGCCACGTGGCCTACCCGGACAAGGCGCGCAATCCGATCCACCAGGCGGCGCCGGCGCTGGCCGAACTGAGTGCGCGGCGCTGGGACGAGGGCTATGAGAGCTTCCCGCCCACCAGCCTGCAGATCTCCAACATCCATGCCGGCACCGGCGCCAACAACGTGATTCCCGGCGAGCTGGAGGTGGATTTCAACATCCGCTACAACCCGCACTGGGATGCGCCGAAGCTGGAAGCGGAGATCAGCGCGTTGCTGGACCGGCACGGCCTGCAGTACACGCTGAAGTGGCACCGCAGCGGCGAGCCGTTCTACACCCCGGAAGGCCCGCTGCGTGCGGCCGCGCGTGCGGTGCTGGCCGAACACATCGGCCATGCCCCGGAAGAAAGCACCGGCGGTGGCACCTCCGATGCGCGCTTCATCGCACCGCTGGGTGCGCAGTGCATCGAAGTGGGGCCGGTCAACGCCAGCATCCACCAGGTGGACGAGAACGTGCGCGTGGACGAGCTGGAGGCCCTGCCGGGCCTGTACCAGCGGCTGGTGGAGCGCCTGCTGGTGTAA
- a CDS encoding penicillin acylase family protein produces MRRAWRWILAVLIAIVLVTALVLWLLLRGSLAELEGEQALPGLAAPVSIERDALGVVTITAGSQADAMRALGHVHAQERYFEMDLMRRSAAGELSALFGPVAIDADKRMRVHRLRARTEAHLDTALGDNPQVVRAYVDGVNAGLADLSVRPWAYLLLRQSPAPWQASDSVLAGLAMYADLQDPGNQNELALRRIRDVVPPALHALLAHDGSSWDAPLQGEPRGDAVLPDATQLDLRTLAAAPTAPAADADAVGSNNFAVAGALTADGRAIIADDMHLALRAPSLWFRVRLRYPDPQAPGGQVDVSGFSLPGVPAVIVGSNGHVAWGFTNSYIDTADFRREPANAPVTVHEERIAVAGKPDVLFPVRETVWGPILHTHADGSGDALRWVAHLPGAVRMDFADMARAGDLDQALKTADHAGIPAQNLVIGDRSGRIAWRLVGARPDRGPGCVPQGFNTQQDSADCAPWPIRSDAAPALIDPPGQRLWTANSRVVDDATLAVVGNAGYDLGARGQQIRNLLATQDRFDEHDLLAIQLDDRAVFLQRWWVLLHETAEHSDDPSLKRLAAASEHWDVRASANSTSYRIVRGFRGEVLDAIESALLAPAKARLGDDYLPPRLAQLEGVVWPMLQQRPANLLPPGVDSWDALLAKAAHTLEADLDKQGPLQQRTWGERNVADICHPVSRALPAFTRRWLCMPADQLPGDRDMPRVQGPSFGASQRMVVSPGHEADGIVHMPGGQSGHPLSPYWGAGHEDWVHGRPTPFLPGKAQHVLKLVPAR; encoded by the coding sequence ATGCGACGTGCCTGGCGTTGGATACTGGCTGTACTCATCGCCATCGTGCTGGTCACCGCACTGGTCCTGTGGCTGCTGCTGCGCGGCAGCCTGGCTGAACTGGAGGGCGAACAGGCCCTGCCCGGGCTGGCCGCGCCGGTCAGCATCGAGCGCGACGCACTGGGGGTGGTCACCATCACCGCCGGCAGCCAGGCCGATGCCATGCGTGCCCTCGGCCATGTGCATGCGCAGGAGCGCTATTTCGAAATGGACCTGATGCGCCGCAGTGCCGCAGGCGAACTGTCGGCGCTGTTCGGGCCGGTGGCCATCGACGCCGACAAGCGCATGCGCGTGCACCGGCTGCGCGCGCGCACCGAAGCGCACCTGGACACGGCCCTGGGCGACAACCCGCAGGTCGTGCGCGCCTACGTGGACGGGGTCAACGCGGGCCTGGCCGATCTGTCGGTGCGGCCCTGGGCCTACCTGCTGCTGCGGCAGTCGCCCGCACCCTGGCAGGCCAGCGACAGCGTGCTGGCCGGGCTGGCCATGTACGCCGACCTGCAGGACCCGGGCAACCAGAACGAGCTGGCGCTGCGCCGCATCCGCGACGTGGTGCCGCCGGCCCTGCATGCGCTGCTGGCCCACGACGGCAGCAGCTGGGACGCGCCCCTGCAGGGCGAACCGCGCGGCGATGCGGTGCTGCCCGATGCCACCCAGCTGGACCTGCGCACGCTGGCCGCCGCGCCCACCGCACCTGCCGCCGACGCCGATGCGGTCGGCAGCAACAACTTCGCCGTGGCCGGTGCGCTGACCGCCGATGGTCGCGCCATCATCGCCGACGACATGCACCTGGCCCTGCGTGCGCCCAGCCTGTGGTTCCGCGTGCGCCTGCGCTATCCGGATCCGCAGGCACCGGGTGGCCAGGTCGATGTCAGCGGCTTCTCGCTGCCGGGCGTGCCGGCGGTCATCGTCGGCAGCAACGGGCACGTGGCCTGGGGCTTCACCAACAGCTACATCGACACCGCCGATTTCCGCCGCGAACCAGCGAATGCGCCGGTGACCGTGCACGAGGAGCGCATCGCCGTGGCCGGCAAGCCCGATGTGCTGTTCCCAGTGAGGGAAACTGTCTGGGGCCCGATCCTGCACACCCATGCCGATGGCAGCGGCGATGCCCTGCGCTGGGTCGCACACCTGCCCGGCGCGGTGCGCATGGACTTCGCCGACATGGCCCGCGCCGGTGACCTCGACCAGGCGCTGAAGACCGCCGACCACGCCGGCATTCCCGCGCAGAACCTGGTGATCGGCGACCGCAGCGGGCGCATTGCCTGGCGCCTGGTCGGTGCACGCCCGGACCGCGGCCCCGGCTGCGTGCCGCAGGGCTTCAACACCCAGCAGGACAGCGCAGACTGCGCGCCGTGGCCGATCCGCAGCGATGCCGCACCGGCTCTGATCGATCCGCCCGGGCAGCGGCTGTGGACCGCCAACAGCCGCGTCGTCGACGATGCCACCCTGGCCGTGGTCGGCAACGCCGGCTACGACCTGGGCGCACGCGGCCAGCAGATCCGCAACCTGCTGGCCACCCAGGACCGCTTCGACGAGCACGACCTGCTGGCGATCCAGCTCGACGACCGCGCGGTGTTCCTTCAGCGCTGGTGGGTGCTGCTGCACGAAACCGCCGAGCACAGCGATGACCCGTCATTGAAGCGCCTGGCCGCCGCCAGCGAACACTGGGATGTGCGTGCCTCGGCAAATTCAACCAGCTACCGCATCGTGCGCGGTTTCCGCGGCGAGGTGCTCGATGCCATCGAAAGCGCACTGCTGGCACCGGCCAAGGCGCGACTGGGGGATGACTACCTGCCGCCGCGGCTTGCGCAGCTGGAAGGCGTGGTCTGGCCGATGCTGCAGCAGCGCCCGGCCAACCTGCTGCCGCCCGGCGTGGACAGCTGGGATGCACTGCTGGCCAAGGCCGCGCACACTCTGGAAGCCGACCTGGACAAGCAGGGGCCGCTGCAGCAGCGCACCTGGGGCGAGCGCAACGTCGCCGACATCTGCCACCCGGTCTCGCGCGCCCTGCCCGCCTTCACCCGTCGCTGGCTGTGCATGCCGGCCGATCAGCTGCCTGGCGACCGCGACATGCCGCGCGTGCAGGGGCCGAGCTTCGGTGCCTCGCAGCGCATGGTGGTTTCGCCGGGCCATGAAGCCGACGGCATCGTGCACATGCCGGGTGGGCAGAGCGGCCACCCGCTGTCGCCGTACTGGGGCGCCGGCCACGAAGACTGGGTGCATGGCCGCCCGACCCCGTTCCTGCCGGGCAAGGCGCAGCATGTGCTGAAGCTCGTCCCAGCAAGGTAG
- the dapD gene encoding 2,3,4,5-tetrahydropyridine-2,6-dicarboxylate N-succinyltransferase, giving the protein MATKPVKKTAATAKSAAAKKTAAPKKAVPAKTPVKKAAVAKKPVAKKAPAKSAEAARAETIARKSLRKPPVPGVEELKFGIESAFERRATLTLHELEGSTRPLVNRVIDGLETGEFRVAEPDGHGGWKVNEWLKKAVLLYFRVNDMAVVDARPAPFWDKVESRFAGYDEAKFRRAGVRVVPGAIARRGTYFGKDVVLMPSFTNIGAYVGEGTMVDTWATVGSCAQIGQHCHLSGGAGIGGVLEPLQASPTIIEDHCFIGARSEVVEGVVVGHHSVIGMGVFLSQSTRIYNRATGEITYGYIPPYSVVVSGSLPSKDGTHSLYCAVIVKQVDAKTRSKTSVNDLLRGLAD; this is encoded by the coding sequence ATGGCCACCAAGCCCGTGAAAAAGACTGCTGCGACCGCCAAGAGCGCAGCGGCGAAGAAGACTGCCGCACCGAAGAAGGCCGTCCCGGCCAAGACGCCGGTGAAGAAGGCTGCTGTTGCGAAGAAGCCGGTCGCGAAGAAGGCCCCGGCCAAGAGCGCCGAAGCCGCACGCGCCGAAACCATTGCCCGCAAGTCGCTGCGCAAGCCGCCGGTGCCGGGTGTGGAAGAACTGAAGTTCGGCATCGAAAGCGCCTTTGAGCGCCGCGCCACGCTGACCCTGCATGAGCTGGAAGGGTCCACCCGTCCGCTGGTCAACCGCGTGATCGATGGCCTGGAAACCGGTGAATTCCGCGTTGCCGAGCCGGACGGCCACGGTGGCTGGAAGGTCAACGAGTGGCTGAAGAAGGCCGTGCTGCTGTACTTCCGTGTCAACGACATGGCCGTGGTCGACGCACGCCCGGCGCCGTTCTGGGACAAGGTCGAATCGCGCTTCGCCGGCTATGACGAAGCGAAGTTCCGTCGCGCTGGCGTGCGCGTGGTGCCGGGTGCGATCGCCCGTCGCGGCACGTACTTCGGCAAGGACGTGGTGCTGATGCCGAGCTTCACCAACATCGGCGCCTACGTCGGCGAAGGCACCATGGTCGACACCTGGGCCACCGTCGGTTCCTGCGCGCAGATCGGCCAGCACTGCCACCTGTCCGGCGGCGCCGGCATCGGCGGCGTGCTCGAGCCGCTGCAGGCCAGCCCGACCATCATCGAAGACCACTGCTTCATCGGTGCGCGTTCGGAAGTGGTGGAAGGCGTGGTCGTCGGCCACCACAGCGTGATCGGCATGGGCGTGTTCCTCAGCCAGAGCACCCGCATCTACAACCGCGCCACCGGCGAGATCACCTACGGCTACATCCCGCCGTACAGCGTGGTGGTGTCCGGCTCGCTGCCGAGCAAGGACGGCACCCACTCGCTGTACTGTGCGGTGATCGTCAAGCAGGTCGATGCCAAGACCCGCAGCAAGACCAGCGTGAACGACCTGCTGCGCGGCCTGGCCGACTGA